The genomic stretch CGGTAGTAAACTATATTATTCACAAGCGCGTGAAAGGTATTTTAGAACCGAATAATGAGAGCATTTAAGGAGGGAGGAATAACAATGGCTAGAACTTTGCCAATACAAAAAACAACATTTTTAAAGAAAGAAGAAGTACAAAGAGACTGGTATGTAGTAGATGCAAATGGACAAACCCTTGGAAGACTTGCTACAAGAATTGCACTTGTTTTAATGGGGAAAAATAAGCCAAATTGGACACCACACATTGATTGTGGAAATTTTGTTGTGGTTGTAAATGCTGATAAAATAAAACTTACAGGTAAAAAAATGGATCAGAAAAAATATTACAGACACACAGGATACCCAGGTGGTATAAAAGAATTTACTGCAAGACAACTTTTACAGAGAAATCCTGAAAAATTAATTCAACTTGCAGTAAAAAGAATGCTTCCAAAAACAATTCTTGGAAGAAGGGCACTTAAAAGATTAAAAATCTACGCTGGTCCAGAACATCCACATCAAGCACAAAAACCAGTAGAATTGAGTTTTTAATAAGGAGGGGTAGATGAGATGGCAGAA from Thermosipho atlanticus DSM 15807 encodes the following:
- the rplM gene encoding 50S ribosomal protein L13 is translated as MARTLPIQKTTFLKKEEVQRDWYVVDANGQTLGRLATRIALVLMGKNKPNWTPHIDCGNFVVVVNADKIKLTGKKMDQKKYYRHTGYPGGIKEFTARQLLQRNPEKLIQLAVKRMLPKTILGRRALKRLKIYAGPEHPHQAQKPVELSF